A genomic segment from Luteolibacter ambystomatis encodes:
- a CDS encoding FAD-dependent oxidoreductase — protein MHSIARTLFLSTAFVSAATAATGPVFIEAEAFSDLGGWDLDQQSMEQMGSPYLLAHGLGVPVKDAVTQVAFPAPGEYRVWVRTRDWVAPWKAPGAPGKFQLIVDGKPLATTFGTQGAEWHWQSGGKVTVGASATLALHDLTGFEGRCDAVIFSNDPTFTPPDGGKTLEAARFRWLGLSAQPEDGGSYDLVITGGGIAGTAAAVSAARNGLKVALIQDRPVLGGNGSSEVRVWPEGHTRQKPYPFVGEIVDELVPQKTTGDGNARGGAIYADQRKMDVVKAEKNITLFMEQRVIGVEKGGSSTISAVVSRNVRTAKRLRISGRFFADCTGDGTVGFMAGADFEAGKDGKMGASNLWNVLDTGNPAEVLKCECKDKDALSLAVNEGTVPMPFPRCPWAIDLSNKPFPGRKGQKGQWGSTPIRNLGEWFWESGFDRDQVTEIEYIRDLNFRAMYGAWDTLKNVDGLYPNHRLGWAAFIAGKRESRRLMGDVVLKADDFRKGTVFPDGCFPCSWHIDLHAPDPAFAKGHDGDEFISKATEGKQYSYKGPYWAPYRCLYSRNIGNLFMAGRDISVDHEALGPVRVMRTTGMMGEIVGKAASIAVRHRTTPRGVYEKHLEELKALMSKSSKKGGA, from the coding sequence ATGCACTCCATTGCTCGCACCCTGTTCCTCTCCACCGCCTTCGTTTCCGCCGCCACCGCCGCCACCGGCCCGGTCTTCATCGAGGCGGAGGCCTTCTCGGACCTCGGCGGCTGGGATCTCGACCAGCAGTCGATGGAGCAGATGGGCTCGCCCTACCTGCTCGCCCACGGCCTCGGCGTGCCGGTGAAGGACGCGGTCACGCAGGTTGCGTTTCCCGCGCCCGGCGAATACCGCGTCTGGGTCCGCACCCGCGATTGGGTCGCACCGTGGAAGGCCCCGGGCGCGCCCGGAAAATTCCAGCTCATCGTCGATGGCAAGCCGCTCGCCACCACCTTCGGCACCCAGGGTGCGGAGTGGCATTGGCAGAGCGGGGGAAAGGTCACCGTCGGTGCCTCCGCCACCCTCGCGCTGCATGACCTCACCGGCTTCGAGGGCCGCTGCGATGCGGTGATCTTCTCGAACGATCCCACCTTCACGCCTCCCGATGGTGGCAAGACGCTGGAGGCCGCGCGCTTCCGCTGGCTCGGCCTCTCCGCGCAACCGGAGGATGGCGGCAGCTACGATCTCGTCATCACCGGTGGCGGCATTGCCGGGACCGCCGCCGCCGTTTCCGCCGCGCGCAATGGCCTGAAGGTCGCGCTCATCCAGGACCGCCCCGTGCTCGGCGGCAATGGCTCGTCCGAGGTCCGCGTCTGGCCGGAAGGCCACACCCGCCAGAAGCCCTACCCCTTCGTCGGCGAGATCGTGGATGAACTCGTGCCGCAGAAAACCACCGGCGATGGCAATGCCCGCGGTGGTGCGATCTACGCCGACCAGCGCAAGATGGACGTGGTGAAGGCCGAGAAGAACATCACCCTGTTCATGGAGCAGCGCGTCATCGGCGTGGAGAAGGGCGGCTCAAGTACGATCTCCGCCGTAGTTTCCCGCAACGTCCGCACCGCGAAGCGCCTCCGCATCTCCGGCCGTTTCTTCGCGGACTGCACCGGCGATGGCACCGTGGGCTTCATGGCCGGCGCCGATTTCGAGGCCGGGAAGGACGGCAAGATGGGCGCGAGCAATCTCTGGAACGTGCTCGATACCGGAAATCCCGCCGAGGTGCTGAAGTGCGAGTGCAAGGACAAGGACGCGCTCTCCCTCGCCGTGAACGAAGGCACCGTTCCCATGCCCTTCCCGCGCTGCCCGTGGGCGATCGACCTCAGCAACAAGCCCTTCCCCGGCCGCAAGGGCCAGAAGGGCCAATGGGGCAGCACCCCGATCCGGAACCTCGGCGAATGGTTCTGGGAAAGCGGCTTCGACCGCGACCAGGTCACCGAGATCGAATACATCCGCGATCTCAATTTCCGCGCCATGTACGGCGCGTGGGACACCTTGAAGAACGTCGACGGTCTCTACCCGAACCACCGCCTCGGCTGGGCCGCCTTCATCGCGGGCAAGCGCGAGTCGCGCCGCCTGATGGGTGATGTCGTGTTGAAAGCGGACGATTTCCGCAAGGGCACCGTCTTCCCGGACGGCTGCTTCCCGTGCTCCTGGCACATCGACCTCCACGCGCCCGATCCCGCCTTCGCCAAGGGTCACGATGGCGATGAGTTCATCTCCAAGGCCACCGAGGGCAAGCAGTACAGCTACAAGGGCCCCTACTGGGCGCCCTACCGCTGCCTCTACAGCCGCAACATCGGCAATCTCTTCATGGCGGGCCGCGACATCAGCGTCGACCACGAGGCGCTCGGTCCCGTGCGCGTCATGCGCACCACTGGCATGATGGGCGAGATCGTCGGCA
- a CDS encoding AraC family transcriptional regulator, with the protein MALASYERLMTTSPHLLWATERSWDAAEAREREHRYEGGENTCWFVQEGRARVTMEDGTMSDVLEGQWLFLRPGLRHQEFGGPFRFLSIGLRWRWPNGLHLFEKGLPRVAAENEVPELQPAARDVIARTAALVPRHHHYLTLGETSLAAFGRLAALAGDWAAAFAVAMERLEIGAELLEDFDPRLEAMHRMLGTLPLDKELPAAVIEAATGLSERQLNRLSRAAGGRTLREAFENRRYEYAREALLEPGGRVKTVASALGFTDLALFNRWFRRRSGRNPREVRGKMQS; encoded by the coding sequence ATGGCGCTGGCTTCCTACGAACGGCTGATGACGACCTCCCCCCACCTGCTGTGGGCGACGGAGCGGAGCTGGGATGCGGCGGAGGCACGGGAGCGGGAGCACCGTTACGAGGGCGGGGAAAACACCTGCTGGTTCGTGCAGGAAGGCCGGGCACGGGTGACGATGGAGGATGGTACGATGAGTGACGTACTAGAAGGACAGTGGCTCTTCCTGAGGCCGGGGCTGCGGCACCAGGAGTTCGGCGGGCCGTTCCGGTTTCTCTCGATCGGGCTGCGCTGGCGTTGGCCGAACGGGCTGCACCTTTTCGAGAAAGGACTGCCACGCGTGGCGGCGGAGAACGAGGTGCCGGAATTGCAGCCAGCGGCGCGGGATGTGATCGCGCGCACGGCGGCGCTGGTGCCGCGGCATCACCACTATCTCACGCTGGGGGAGACGAGTCTGGCGGCGTTCGGGCGGCTGGCGGCGCTGGCGGGGGATTGGGCCGCAGCATTCGCGGTAGCCATGGAGCGGCTGGAGATCGGCGCGGAGTTGCTGGAGGACTTTGATCCGCGGCTCGAGGCCATGCACCGGATGCTGGGCACTCTACCGCTGGACAAGGAACTGCCCGCGGCTGTGATCGAGGCGGCCACGGGATTGTCCGAGCGGCAGTTGAACCGCCTCTCACGCGCCGCCGGAGGACGCACGCTGCGGGAGGCCTTTGAAAACCGCCGCTACGAATACGCGCGGGAGGCGCTGCTGGAACCGGGCGGACGGGTGAAGACGGTGGCCAGCGCGCTGGGGTTCACGGATCTGGCGTTGTTCAATAGATGGTTCCGGAGACGGTCCGGGAGAAATCCGCGGGAGGTGCGGGGAAAGATGCAGTCGTGA
- a CDS encoding FG-GAP repeat protein yields MPRFRTSALYACLLAAAGSLHALPEAQPAVFRAQTIDDRLGIGYGLAIADIDGDGKLDIALVDSKETVWYQAPDWKKHRFTGPLTKQDHVCIAAANIGSKGGAEVAIGGEWNPGDTRNSGAVFTLIPGEDRTAPWTAHEQHREPTVHRMQWVRDPESHPFLAVLPLHGCGNVNGAGDGIRFLGYRPGKEAAEPWSTFLLNDQFHMAHNFTPVAWPGTAGDSLLVACKEGVHLLRKSDGAGDTPWQAGRLTEKPAGEVRLGKLPDGKRFIATIEPMHGNQVAVNPESTTGLWSQKRVLLDDTLNQGHALAAADFLGTGYDQVVAGWREPAGADKKVGLRLYIPAAEDGSTWTRHAVIDDNGMACEDLKAADLNGDGKPDLIASGRATKNLVIYWNERK; encoded by the coding sequence ATGCCGCGTTTCCGCACCTCCGCCCTTTACGCCTGCCTTCTGGCCGCCGCCGGGTCGCTCCACGCTCTGCCGGAGGCGCAACCTGCGGTGTTCCGCGCGCAGACCATTGATGACCGGCTCGGCATCGGCTACGGCCTCGCGATCGCGGACATTGATGGCGATGGCAAGCTGGACATCGCGCTGGTCGATTCCAAGGAAACGGTCTGGTACCAGGCACCGGATTGGAAGAAGCACCGCTTCACCGGTCCGCTGACGAAGCAGGATCACGTCTGCATCGCCGCCGCGAACATCGGCTCCAAGGGCGGCGCGGAGGTGGCCATTGGTGGCGAGTGGAATCCCGGGGATACCCGCAACAGCGGCGCGGTGTTCACTCTCATCCCCGGCGAAGACCGCACCGCGCCATGGACCGCGCACGAGCAACACCGCGAACCCACCGTCCACCGCATGCAATGGGTGCGGGACCCGGAAAGTCATCCCTTCCTCGCCGTGCTGCCACTGCATGGCTGTGGCAATGTCAATGGCGCGGGCGATGGCATCCGCTTCCTCGGCTATCGTCCCGGCAAGGAAGCCGCGGAGCCATGGTCCACCTTCCTGCTCAATGACCAGTTCCACATGGCGCACAATTTCACTCCGGTTGCCTGGCCTGGCACCGCGGGCGATTCGCTGCTGGTCGCATGCAAGGAAGGCGTCCACCTCCTGCGGAAAAGCGATGGGGCAGGGGACACCCCATGGCAGGCCGGGCGTCTCACGGAAAAACCCGCCGGCGAGGTTCGCCTTGGCAAGCTGCCGGATGGCAAGCGCTTCATCGCCACCATCGAGCCGATGCACGGCAACCAGGTCGCGGTGAATCCGGAATCCACCACCGGTCTCTGGTCGCAGAAGCGTGTGCTGCTCGATGACACCCTCAACCAGGGTCACGCGCTGGCCGCCGCCGATTTCCTCGGCACCGGCTACGATCAGGTCGTGGCCGGTTGGCGCGAACCCGCCGGAGCGGACAAGAAGGTCGGCCTGCGGCTCTATATCCCCGCGGCGGAAGATGGCAGCACCTGGACCCGCCACGCCGTGATTGATGACAACGGCATGGCCTGCGAGGACCTCAAAGCCGCCGATCTCAACGGCGATGGGAAGCCCGACCTCATCGCCTCCGGCCGCGCGACAAAGAATCTCGTCATCTACTGGAACGAGAGGAAATAG
- a CDS encoding redoxin family protein, which produces MKTKLLSLFVAAAALGSNALALTSGDPVEIDAVNRGRKVQGDVPKAWEPGKVYVLECWATWCGPCVAAIPHVDGLYDKYKDKGLRVIGMNVWEDDKGTVEKFVKGKGEGMSYPVVFTGDKGSAFSKKWLIPAKATGIPFAFVVKDGKLLFTTHPANLNDQMIEGLLAGGAKQDEIVKSMSAKKE; this is translated from the coding sequence ATGAAAACCAAACTTCTGTCTTTGTTCGTGGCCGCCGCGGCCCTCGGCTCCAACGCCCTGGCGCTCACCAGCGGCGATCCCGTGGAAATCGATGCCGTGAACCGCGGCCGCAAGGTGCAGGGCGACGTGCCGAAGGCATGGGAACCCGGCAAGGTCTATGTGCTCGAATGCTGGGCCACCTGGTGCGGCCCGTGCGTGGCGGCGATCCCCCACGTGGACGGCCTGTATGACAAGTACAAGGACAAGGGCCTGCGCGTGATCGGCATGAACGTGTGGGAGGACGACAAGGGCACGGTGGAGAAGTTCGTGAAGGGCAAGGGCGAGGGCATGTCCTACCCGGTGGTCTTCACCGGTGACAAGGGCTCGGCTTTTTCCAAGAAATGGCTGATCCCTGCGAAGGCCACCGGCATCCCGTTCGCCTTCGTGGTGAAGGACGGCAAGCTGCTCTTCACCACCCACCCGGCCAACCTGAACGATCAGATGATCGAAGGCCTGCTCGCCGGCGGCGCGAAGCAGGATGAGATCGTGAAGAGCATGTCCGCGAAGAAGGAGTAG
- a CDS encoding NAD(P)H-dependent oxidoreductase, giving the protein MSNVLIVHAHHEPGGFSSAMAAEAARVLAAQGHQVTFTDLHAMNFQPVSDRRNFTTVADPAHLKQQREEAHASTHDGFTPEIEAEIRKLEQADLLIFSFPLWWFGMPAILKGWVDRVFAFQRIYSRGRWYENGIGAGKRAMVLLTTGGAAAQYGHGGLHPTLDTVLAPVHRGVFWFNGFSPLPPFVAWEAAHVTDDIRRRWLSDLGSRLETIFTGPVLRFPRSADFDPETALDTVPRFMVTVRHASTPDDAPAGKIPAETSALHSLLSEGKLISAQFPPKDTAPSDWRGFLLFRERDAESVLALCRNLPLAPWLDFEITPIEASLAL; this is encoded by the coding sequence CTCATCGTCCACGCCCATCACGAACCGGGCGGTTTTTCCTCCGCCATGGCCGCGGAGGCCGCTCGCGTTCTCGCCGCGCAGGGGCACCAGGTCACCTTCACCGACCTGCACGCCATGAACTTCCAGCCCGTCTCGGACCGGCGGAATTTCACCACCGTGGCAGATCCCGCCCATCTCAAACAGCAGCGGGAGGAAGCTCATGCCAGCACCCACGACGGCTTTACTCCGGAAATCGAAGCGGAGATCCGCAAGCTGGAGCAGGCGGATCTTCTCATCTTCAGTTTCCCGCTGTGGTGGTTCGGCATGCCAGCCATTCTCAAGGGCTGGGTGGACCGCGTCTTCGCCTTTCAGCGCATCTACAGCCGCGGGCGGTGGTACGAAAACGGCATCGGCGCGGGAAAGCGCGCCATGGTCCTGCTCACCACCGGTGGTGCCGCCGCCCAATACGGCCATGGCGGGCTGCATCCTACGTTGGACACCGTACTTGCGCCCGTCCATCGCGGTGTTTTCTGGTTCAATGGCTTCTCGCCGCTGCCGCCTTTCGTCGCCTGGGAGGCCGCGCACGTCACCGATGATATCCGCCGCCGCTGGCTCTCCGATCTCGGTTCCCGCCTGGAAACGATCTTCACCGGGCCGGTCCTCCGGTTCCCGCGGAGCGCGGACTTCGATCCGGAAACGGCGCTCGATACCGTACCGCGCTTCATGGTCACGGTCCGCCATGCCTCCACCCCGGACGACGCCCCTGCAGGAAAAATCCCCGCCGAAACCAGTGCTCTGCACAGCCTGCTGAGCGAGGGGAAACTCATCTCCGCCCAGTTCCCGCCGAAGGACACCGCACCATCCGACTGGCGCGGCTTCCTCCTGTTCCGTGAGCGCGATGCGGAATCCGTCCTCGCCCTCTGCCGGAACCTCCCGCTCGCCCCGTGGCTTGATTTCGAAATCACCCCCATCGAGGCCTCGCTGGCGCTCTGA